A genomic stretch from Komagataeibacter xylinus includes:
- the rsmH gene encoding 16S rRNA (cytosine(1402)-N(4))-methyltransferase RsmH — MNGPFPPHDPGHVPVMLAEVMDYLAPHDAGRYVDGTFGGGGYARAILASCDCQLWGIDRDPTAIARGEALAPTFPAGQDGTRLHLLHGGFADMAALLAESGVTKVDGIVLDLGVSSYQIDEAERGFSFRMDGPLDMRMNDTGPTAADVVNTLPEEELADIIYHYGEERLSRRVARAIVTARAEAPLLRTTQLADVVRSVVRPDRSGIDPATRTFQGLRIHVNDELGQIRAVLEQAPGLLAPGGRLVVVSFHSLEDRLVKQAMLRAAGRVPAPSRHDPRAMTERAGPTGFRLLTGRPIRPGAEETHRNPRARSARLRAMECIAPPSIAASEPAA; from the coding sequence ATGAACGGCCCCTTCCCCCCACACGACCCCGGCCATGTGCCCGTGATGCTGGCCGAGGTGATGGACTACCTCGCCCCGCATGATGCCGGTCGTTACGTCGATGGCACTTTTGGCGGCGGCGGCTACGCGCGCGCCATCCTGGCGAGCTGCGACTGCCAGCTGTGGGGCATCGACCGCGACCCCACCGCCATCGCGCGCGGCGAGGCCCTTGCCCCCACCTTCCCTGCCGGGCAGGACGGCACGCGGCTGCACCTGCTTCATGGTGGCTTTGCCGACATGGCGGCCCTGCTGGCCGAAAGTGGCGTGACGAAGGTGGACGGCATCGTGCTCGATCTTGGCGTCTCGTCCTACCAGATCGACGAGGCCGAGCGCGGCTTCTCCTTCCGCATGGATGGTCCGCTGGACATGCGCATGAATGACACCGGGCCGACAGCAGCCGACGTGGTCAATACCCTGCCCGAGGAGGAACTGGCCGACATCATCTACCATTATGGTGAGGAACGCCTGTCACGCCGGGTGGCGCGCGCCATCGTGACGGCCCGCGCCGAGGCTCCGCTGCTGCGCACCACCCAGCTTGCCGATGTGGTGCGCTCGGTCGTGCGCCCCGACCGTTCGGGCATCGACCCCGCCACGCGCACGTTCCAGGGGCTGCGCATTCACGTCAATGACGAGCTTGGCCAGATCCGCGCCGTGCTGGAACAGGCCCCCGGCCTGCTGGCGCCCGGCGGGCGGCTGGTTGTCGTCTCGTTCCATTCGCTGGAGGACAGGCTGGTCAAGCAGGCCATGCTGCGCGCGGCAGGCCGCGTGCCCGCCCCCTCCCGCCATGACCCACGCGCCATGACCGAGCGTGCGGGGCCCACCGGCTTCAGGCTCCTGACCGGACGCCCCATCCGGCCGGGAGCGGAAGAAACCCACCGTAATCCACGTGCACGCAGCGCAAGACTGCGCGCGATGGAATGCATTGCCCCCCCATCCATCGCAGCATCGGAACCTGCCGCATGA
- a CDS encoding peptidoglycan D,D-transpeptidase FtsI family protein: protein MQNPFRNQPDSGGQPPPGGRLRTLMAQDRMHARLVVVAGGFCLLFSAIALKLTLATIINPLPPQQQQIAPQVPPIPKSDPKGMIAGDVVLPQVHRASVTDRNGQVLAMSLPVAQVYANPQEMIDAADAAHRLKHALPSLDEAETKRRLSLNKQFVYLARDISPAQELAINNLGIPGIYFEPGERRRYPMGRVAAHILGGVDIDDHGVAGIERYFDKRLDSDSQPLRLSLDVRVQNVVHDELQSAMDMFQAIGACAIVMDVHTGEIITMVSLPDYDANDFGRAAADARFNRAVTGMYEPGSTFKLQTVAMALQEGVAHIWDSFSSTPIKIGRFTISDMKNDHFSPWLSLPEVMAYSSNPAAAHIALDAGAPRQQEWLRHMGFFSRVPIELPEAGRPIIPSVHNWGVSTTMTVAFGHGVAEPPLSIVRGTAATANGGFLLRPTLVAAQSPATAADAPTDADAAMPADAERLISAANSDILRKILRLDVAKGTGQKAESPGYYVGGKTGTAEKIGAHGGYLKHVNVSAFTGIFPMNAPRYAIYVMLDSPKPTAQTHGWTTAGWNAAPTAAHMITRIAPMLGLFPDTQHEAAIEASLAIPMRPAIPRGYRALGPGYDPGTARLHEHEHETAPHAPRTHAARDVTEATPASHALHAGNEAGRTPTHHQRERG, encoded by the coding sequence ATGCAAAACCCTTTCCGTAACCAGCCAGACAGCGGTGGCCAGCCTCCCCCCGGGGGGAGGCTGCGCACGCTTATGGCGCAGGACCGCATGCATGCGCGGCTGGTGGTTGTGGCCGGGGGGTTCTGCCTGCTGTTTTCTGCCATTGCGCTCAAGCTGACGCTGGCTACGATCATCAACCCCCTGCCGCCGCAGCAGCAGCAGATCGCGCCGCAGGTGCCCCCCATCCCCAAAAGCGACCCCAAGGGGATGATCGCGGGCGACGTGGTGTTGCCGCAGGTGCACCGGGCCTCGGTCACCGACCGCAACGGGCAGGTGCTGGCCATGTCGCTGCCTGTCGCCCAGGTCTATGCCAACCCGCAGGAAATGATCGACGCAGCCGATGCCGCCCACCGCCTCAAGCATGCGCTGCCCAGCCTGGACGAAGCCGAGACGAAGCGCCGCCTGTCGCTGAACAAGCAGTTCGTCTATCTGGCGCGTGACATCTCACCCGCGCAGGAACTTGCCATCAACAACCTTGGCATTCCCGGCATCTATTTCGAACCCGGCGAGCGCCGCCGCTACCCCATGGGCCGCGTGGCCGCTCATATTCTGGGCGGGGTGGATATCGATGACCACGGCGTGGCCGGCATCGAGCGGTATTTTGACAAGCGCCTCGACAGTGACAGCCAGCCCCTGCGCCTGTCGCTCGACGTACGCGTGCAGAACGTGGTGCATGACGAACTCCAGTCCGCGATGGACATGTTCCAGGCCATCGGCGCCTGCGCCATCGTGATGGATGTGCATACCGGCGAGATCATCACCATGGTCAGCCTGCCCGATTATGACGCCAACGACTTTGGCCGCGCTGCCGCCGATGCACGCTTCAACCGCGCCGTGACGGGCATGTACGAACCCGGATCAACCTTCAAGCTCCAGACCGTGGCCATGGCGTTACAGGAAGGCGTTGCCCATATCTGGGACAGTTTTTCGAGCACGCCCATCAAGATCGGCCGCTTTACCATCTCGGACATGAAGAACGACCACTTCTCCCCGTGGCTTTCGCTGCCCGAGGTCATGGCCTATTCCTCCAACCCCGCTGCCGCCCATATCGCACTCGATGCGGGTGCGCCCCGCCAGCAGGAGTGGCTGCGGCACATGGGCTTCTTCTCGCGCGTGCCGATCGAACTGCCCGAGGCCGGGCGGCCCATCATCCCTTCCGTGCATAACTGGGGGGTTTCGACCACCATGACGGTGGCGTTCGGCCATGGCGTGGCGGAGCCGCCGCTTTCCATCGTGCGGGGTACGGCGGCCACGGCCAATGGCGGCTTCCTGCTCCGGCCCACGCTTGTCGCGGCCCAGAGCCCCGCCACGGCGGCGGATGCCCCCACCGATGCCGATGCGGCCATGCCCGCAGATGCGGAGCGCCTGATCTCGGCTGCCAATTCCGATATCCTGCGCAAGATCCTCCGCCTCGACGTGGCCAAGGGCACGGGGCAGAAGGCGGAATCACCGGGCTATTACGTGGGCGGCAAGACCGGCACGGCAGAAAAGATCGGCGCGCATGGCGGCTACCTCAAGCATGTCAACGTTTCGGCCTTTACCGGCATCTTCCCCATGAATGCGCCGCGCTATGCCATTTACGTCATGCTCGACAGCCCCAAGCCCACCGCCCAGACCCATGGCTGGACCACGGCGGGGTGGAACGCCGCCCCTACTGCGGCACACATGATCACGCGCATCGCCCCCATGCTCGGACTGTTTCCCGATACGCAGCATGAAGCCGCGATTGAAGCCTCGCTGGCCATTCCCATGCGGCCTGCCATACCGCGTGGCTACCGCGCATTGGGGCCGGGCTACGACCCCGGCACGGCCAGGCTGCATGAGCACGAGCATGAAACAGCCCCCCACGCCCCCCGCACTCATGCCGCGCGTGACGTAACGGAGGCCACGCCCGCAAGCCACGCCCTGCATGCCGGTAATGAAGCCGGGCGCACGCCCACCCACCACCAGCGCGAGCGGGGATGA
- a CDS encoding ABC transporter permease, with product MSRFVTLFFAMVAAVSGLFLYNKKQQTTALDHQIAQIVEQTERTRAQTAMLRAEWAMLNQPDRLGTLASRYDKALQPVAPTQFVQMSALSAHLPPVGMPSHHPVPAPRATMVATLAADHAAPAPVHEAVAALPAIAAPAATPAHVEHAMAAPSPRHSEPAAQHDGLAHAMAQIEPRAPVHAAPEHARQPERMAAAEPVHLPPSPRESMITPARMAASDRPRSQNIAEAAWHPTAPPRMGGSSLGTPHVTSLPPPVPVNN from the coding sequence ATGAGTCGGTTTGTAACGCTTTTCTTTGCCATGGTAGCGGCCGTGTCCGGTCTGTTCCTTTATAACAAGAAACAGCAGACCACAGCACTCGACCACCAGATTGCCCAGATCGTGGAGCAGACCGAGCGCACCCGTGCGCAGACCGCCATGCTGCGCGCTGAATGGGCCATGCTGAACCAGCCCGACCGGCTGGGCACCCTGGCCAGCCGTTACGACAAGGCACTGCAGCCCGTCGCGCCCACGCAGTTCGTGCAGATGTCCGCACTCAGCGCCCACCTGCCGCCTGTTGGCATGCCCTCGCACCACCCCGTGCCCGCCCCCCGTGCGACGATGGTAGCCACCCTTGCCGCCGATCATGCAGCCCCTGCCCCCGTGCATGAGGCCGTGGCCGCCCTGCCCGCAATAGCCGCACCCGCAGCAACGCCTGCCCATGTCGAGCATGCCATGGCGGCTCCCTCCCCCCGCCACAGCGAACCGGCAGCCCAGCATGACGGGCTGGCCCACGCCATGGCCCAGATCGAGCCGCGCGCGCCCGTGCATGCCGCACCCGAGCATGCCCGCCAGCCCGAACGCATGGCGGCCGCCGAGCCCGTGCACCTGCCGCCCAGCCCGCGTGAGAGCATGATCACCCCCGCCCGCATGGCCGCGAGCGACCGCCCGCGCAGCCAGAACATAGCCGAGGCGGCATGGCACCCCACCGCTCCGCCCCGCATGGGGGGCAGTTCGCTGGGCACGCCGCATGTGACCAGCCTGCCGCCACCAGTGCCCGTAAACAACTGA
- a CDS encoding UDP-N-acetylmuramoyl-L-alanyl-D-glutamate--2,6-diaminopimelate ligase, with translation MDLTELLHRAGVDAVQPLPATTGPVTAITADSRATGPGVIFAALHGTRVDGRAYIPQAVANGAVAVLVQAEPDFVPPPGVACVQVADARRATALIARALAPRLPAHIAAITGTNGKTSTAEFLRQIWVLQGLQAGTIGTLGAVAPCPLPDCGPVLTTPDSVGLMRLLGAMAAGGVEHVAIEASSHGLEQRRLDGITPYAAGFSNLTHDHLDYHGTTAHYRAAKLRLFDTILPEGGIAALNADMDAETCAAMRAIAQRRNLVLRTIGTQGETLRLLSTHATPMGQDLRIATPAGESEISVKLVGRFQVDNLLMAAALSGSAEDAPARALALLPHLHGVRGRLERAAVLPNGAAAYVDYAHTPDAIARLLHSLRPHTPGRLVIVMGAGGDRDRGKRPVMGATATQLADTVIVTDDNPRSEPPAAIRAAIMVASPGAIEISDRKQAIAAGLDMLGAGDVLVVAGKGHEQGQIVGDAVLPFDDATVIRGLTGTE, from the coding sequence ATGGACCTGACCGAACTCCTGCACCGCGCGGGTGTGGACGCCGTGCAGCCCCTGCCTGCCACAACCGGCCCCGTTACCGCTATTACGGCAGACAGCCGCGCCACCGGCCCAGGCGTGATCTTTGCTGCCCTGCACGGCACACGGGTGGATGGACGGGCCTATATTCCGCAGGCCGTGGCCAATGGTGCGGTGGCCGTGCTGGTGCAGGCTGAACCCGATTTCGTGCCGCCACCGGGTGTGGCCTGCGTGCAGGTGGCCGATGCACGCCGCGCGACGGCCCTGATCGCGCGCGCGCTGGCTCCCCGCCTGCCCGCCCATATCGCGGCCATAACCGGCACCAACGGCAAGACCAGCACGGCAGAATTCCTGCGTCAGATCTGGGTGCTGCAGGGCCTGCAGGCAGGCACCATCGGCACGCTGGGCGCGGTTGCCCCCTGCCCGCTGCCCGATTGCGGCCCCGTGCTCACCACGCCAGACAGCGTGGGCCTGATGCGCCTGCTTGGCGCGATGGCGGCGGGCGGGGTAGAGCACGTCGCCATCGAGGCATCATCGCACGGGCTGGAACAGCGCAGGCTGGATGGCATCACGCCCTATGCCGCGGGTTTCAGCAACCTCACCCACGACCATCTGGACTATCACGGCACCACCGCGCATTACCGTGCCGCCAAGCTGCGCCTGTTCGACACAATCCTGCCCGAAGGTGGCATTGCCGCCCTCAATGCGGACATGGACGCCGAGACCTGTGCCGCCATGCGCGCCATTGCCCAACGCCGTAACCTCGTGCTGCGCACCATCGGCACGCAGGGCGAGACCCTGCGCCTGCTCTCCACCCACGCCACCCCCATGGGGCAGGACCTGCGCATCGCCACCCCTGCGGGAGAAAGCGAGATCAGCGTAAAGCTGGTCGGGCGCTTTCAGGTCGATAACCTGCTCATGGCCGCAGCCCTGTCAGGCAGTGCGGAAGATGCGCCCGCGCGCGCCCTCGCCCTCCTGCCGCACCTGCATGGCGTGCGCGGCAGGCTCGAACGCGCCGCCGTGCTGCCGAATGGGGCCGCTGCCTATGTCGATTACGCCCACACGCCCGATGCCATCGCCCGCCTGCTGCACTCGCTGCGCCCCCACACGCCGGGCAGGCTGGTGATTGTGATGGGGGCTGGCGGCGACCGCGACCGGGGCAAGCGCCCCGTGATGGGCGCCACCGCCACCCAACTGGCCGACACCGTGATCGTGACCGATGACAACCCCCGCAGCGAGCCACCCGCCGCCATTCGCGCGGCCATCATGGTGGCCAGCCCCGGCGCCATCGAGATCAGCGACCGCAAACAGGCCATTGCGGCAGGACTGGACATGCTGGGCGCGGGCGACGTGCTGGTGGTGGCGGGCAAGGGCCATGAACAGGGGCAGATCGTGGGTGATGCGGTGCTGCCATTTGATGACGCCACGGTGATCCGTGGCCTGACGGGGACTGAATGA